The region TACTTTGTTGTGTGTTGAACTTGAAGGGATTAaggagaaatgaaaaagaagtgCCTTTGTTTTATGCAAAAGGACTACAGCACTCAAAAGGATACGCAAACgtagaattcaaaattttattgaaaaaaaaaaaaccaacccattccttatttgttgaattttgaAACACAAAGgaaaagatatataataaagGCAAAATAGGAAATAATTTGTATTCCTATCACACAATCGCCCAAACACAGTattaaaatgcagaaataattttttcagGAATAGTTGCTGCATTCATGCACATGCACCTAGACATTGTTCAGACCCAGCAGTTTAGGAAATTCAAAATCTTGCATTGTATTTAACATGGCTGTTCTTTCAACATCTAGATCCAGTGTAATAACATTATGAAAGTATTTAGAAAAAGCTCATAAGTACCAGAATGATCTTCATTCTTCTACTTTAGCTTGATTGATAAACATATTAACACAGTGCCAATGGCTGAATTCTATTTGGGCATTTCACTCCTGAAACATAATTGAAACAAATCAATATTTACGGGCTTTTTGCTGAATATAATGCAGAAAGCTGAAGCTGAAACTGTACCTGTGCCTATCTAAATCCAGATGGAGCTGCTTGGGTGCCGCCTCCAGCTTGCCTTCGCATGTTTTTCGATTGAGCCAGCATCCCATCATAATCCtggcaaaaattgaaaatggcAGTTAATATGATGCCCTTAAGGGCATTTTTTGGAAGACAGGTCAATAAGGTTTTACTCGTTTCTCATATGCAACGTCTCGTGAGTCAATGATCTTATCCGCTATTCCATATGCAATTGCTTCTTGTGATTGAAAATATTTCGGACGCTGGATGTCTTTCGCAATTTCTTCCTTGGACTTTCCGATTCCTTTGGCTAACAACTCAATGTAGTAGTCGGTGTTTGCATCAAGCTCCTTAGCCTGGATTAAGTGATATATCACAGACCTTCCATTAGCAAGCCGGTCCGTAAATTTTAACCAATGTGTACATGGGTTTAGATGGAGGCAAGGAGGGAGGGGAAGATAGGAATTTACCTTGATCCACATATCAATAACAGATCCACTTGATCTATTTACTTTTGGTAGATATAGCTTAGCTGCATACCAGAAAATTATCCAATTAGCACTCAACATAGAAAAGTTCAGGGATGACTAGGGAAGCATACTTGATGCATTTGGCTGAAGAGCGCTGGTACCCCTTCGCACCGAGGGATAAGAGCATTGCTGCTTGACCATATGCCATGCCACAGTTCACCGTGTAAATTTTGGATTTGCAGTACtgtcaacaaattaaaaaacaataataaaaggtTATTATGCCCTGCCAGATGCCATTACTCAAATCAATGTGTAGAAAACACATTCCCCTACAGCCCTGCAATAATATCTAAAACTTGATGGTATAGAATATGCGAAAACAGTAAAATTCTTCATGATCTGATGATAATGTAATAAGTTTCAAGATGGTAAGATGACAAACAGTTCACACGTAATATCTGCAATCTACATCATCACTGTAATTCCTGAACTTTCAAAAAATACTTATTGTGCTAAATTGGTATACTTACAGCTAAAGTATCAGCAATGGCATATGCCTCAGTTTCAGATCCAACAGTCTCCATCTTTTCATTCTGGAGAATTGCACGAGAGTATCAGTAtgtatgaaattaaaatattggTACTCCAGATTGCTTTCGGAAAGATAATTTTCACAGGAAATGTTTAAATGTACCTGTGTTCCAGATGAGTTTATGTAAAGATATATAGGTTTTGATGGGTTGTCATAGTCTAACCACATAAGCTGAGCAACAAGTAGCTCAGTCACAGCTGGAACTATCTGAAAACAAAGAAGCAAAGCTATTTTAAAAGACTATGCATGAAAAGGTAGTTTAAATTATAAGTTGTAGAATTCAACTTGGTACAGATTGCAAAAtatgattttagatattttaagcAATGTCTTACAGGCATGCCTAAGTAGCATATCCGAGCATCTAAGAGCAAAGATGGCAAGTCTGGAGGTGCAGTTCTGGGCCTGCCATATCCCCGAGCTCCTCCACGGTACATGCTTACACTCATACTGTACTTTGATGAAGCATTAGTTGTACCTGATAGGCTATACATCCCCCCATTATCGACATAATTCCTAGTGGATGATATGCTCTCCTGTGATCAAATTAAAACACTCTGAGatttcaacatatatatatatatatatattttggtcaaAGGAGATTTCAACTACTTATAGTTTCCAACAAAACACCAGGTTCTCAGAAGCATCtctcattttcaattttatgaaGGTTAACACATAGTATTTGTGGTACTAACTAGTGTAGTTGCAATTATAATCAGTTGCATCACCACAAGTTCAATGTAGGTTCAACAAAAAATGATCCGTGAAATCTCATGAAAAAACCATTGCTGAAATGAAACATAgttaaagaaaagagaaaataggTTTGACCTCAGTGACTTGGTCAGCTTGACGACGGAAAGGGTTATCCTCTGTCATAAACATATCCATTTGTGAAGCAGAAAGACCATAGAGGCAGCTGGGAGCATTTTTATAATTGTCCATCACTGCAGCAATTGGGAAATTATAAACCACAGAATTTTAGAAAAGTTTTTGATCAATTCCACTTAGGAATAAGGCATGATAAACAGGAACTCAATTATACAAAGCATGAGTACCATTTCAGATACAATTCACACTCTATGTTGAAActaacatgcacaaaaaaaatggaataaagGAATAAAAGAAATTGTAGTTTCAGGCAAGCCACTTTATTCTTGGTAGTCAAATTTCATCATATAGGTGGGACTGAATTAAAATGGTATTCCCTCCAACAATTCGACTTTTAACTGGATGTCTCCAATTACaagtttttatgaatttgattAAT is a window of Dioscorea cayenensis subsp. rotundata cultivar TDr96_F1 chromosome 5, TDr96_F1_v2_PseudoChromosome.rev07_lg8_w22 25.fasta, whole genome shotgun sequence DNA encoding:
- the LOC120262342 gene encoding LOW QUALITY PROTEIN: ATP-dependent Clp protease proteolytic subunit-related protein 1, chloroplastic-like (The sequence of the model RefSeq protein was modified relative to this genomic sequence to represent the inferred CDS: deleted 1 base in 1 codon), yielding MATAASTSLHALRSPSSRANSELFHGAGFPLRSFIHGSKPLFAASSVRFASQLRKKSIRRCISASASTNDFEHIPRKFREENLKDGLMDNYKNAPSCLYGLSASQMDMFMTEDNPFRRQADQVTEESISSTRNYVDNGGMYSLSGTTNASSKYSMSVSMYRGGARGYGRPRTAPPDLPSLLLDARICYLGMPIVPAVTELLVAQLMWLDYDNPSKPIYLYINSSGTQNEKMETVGSETEAYAIADTLAYCKSKIYTVNCGMAYGQAAMLLSLGAKGYQALQPNASTKLYLPKVNRSSGSVIDMWIKAKELDANTDYYIELLAKGIGKSKEEIAKDIQRPKYFQSQEAIAYGIADKIIDSRDVAYEKRDYDGMLAQSKNMRRQAGGGTQAAPSGFR